The Nodosilinea sp. PGN35 genome includes a region encoding these proteins:
- a CDS encoding OsmC family protein has translation MTKAKPHLYRVEVTWTGNTGTGTQSYGTYDRAHTITAADKPAIAASSDPIFRGDKTKYNPEELLVASLSSCHMLWYLHLCAEAGVIVTRYVDYPIGTLMETGDGGGQFSKVLLRPIVTIAPQSDSELAAQLHESAHQKCFIANSVNFPVQCEPSVQLEPGE, from the coding sequence ATGACTAAGGCAAAGCCCCATCTCTACCGGGTGGAGGTGACCTGGACGGGCAACACCGGGACGGGCACCCAGAGCTACGGCACCTACGATCGCGCCCACACCATTACCGCTGCCGACAAACCGGCGATCGCAGCTTCGTCCGACCCGATCTTTCGCGGCGACAAGACCAAATACAACCCCGAAGAGCTGCTGGTCGCCTCGCTGTCGAGCTGCCACATGCTCTGGTACCTGCACCTGTGTGCCGAGGCCGGGGTGATTGTCACCCGCTACGTCGATTACCCGATCGGCACGCTGATGGAAACGGGAGACGGTGGCGGGCAGTTTTCTAAGGTGTTGCTGAGGCCCATCGTGACCATTGCGCCCCAGAGCGACAGCGAGCTGGCGGCCCAGCTCCACGAATCGGCCCACCAGAAGTGCTTTATTGCCAACTCCGTCAACTTTCCGGTGCAGTGCGAGCCGTCGGTGCAGCTTGAGCCCGGGGAATAA
- the petE gene encoding plastocyanin, whose product MQRVFRAAQRLGLVILSALLVVGTLTLASAPAAATNYDVKMGSDAGLLVFEPSTVTVKPGDTVTWVNNKMAPHNVVFDAAGVPGDKALADSISHTQLTFAPGENYSTTFTSDMPAGTYTYYCAPHRGAGMVAKVILEN is encoded by the coding sequence ATGCAACGTGTATTTCGCGCCGCCCAGCGTTTGGGCTTGGTTATTTTGTCCGCTCTGCTAGTTGTGGGTACTCTTACCCTGGCTTCCGCCCCCGCTGCGGCCACCAACTACGATGTGAAAATGGGCTCTGACGCGGGTCTGCTGGTGTTTGAACCCAGCACCGTCACCGTTAAGCCCGGCGACACTGTGACCTGGGTCAACAACAAAATGGCCCCCCACAATGTCGTGTTTGACGCCGCTGGCGTGCCCGGTGACAAGGCTCTGGCCGATAGCATTTCCCATACCCAGCTGACCTTTGCCCCCGGCGAAAACTACTCCACCACCTTCACCAGCGATATGCCCGCTGGTACTTACACCTACTACTGCGCTCCCCACCGCGGGGCTGGCATGGTAGCCAAGGTAATTTTGGAGAACTAG
- the psbV gene encoding photosystem II cytochrome c-550: MLKRCIWLVAVALFFVSHLVMGDAVAAELDEATRTVQRNSAGDTVVLSLEQVTRGRRQFNYACGTCHVGGITKTNPTVGLDPESLAGALPPRDNIEALVAYLKEPMTYDGLTDISQVHPGKKSADIFPKMRSLTEEDLVAIAGHILLQPKVIGDMWGAGKTRFSAPQV; encoded by the coding sequence ATGTTGAAGAGATGCATTTGGCTAGTTGCGGTCGCACTCTTCTTTGTCAGCCACCTGGTAATGGGAGACGCTGTCGCGGCTGAGCTAGATGAGGCCACCCGTACTGTGCAGCGCAACTCCGCAGGAGATACCGTTGTGCTGTCTCTAGAGCAGGTCACCCGTGGCCGTCGCCAGTTTAACTACGCCTGTGGCACCTGCCACGTCGGGGGCATTACCAAAACCAACCCCACCGTTGGGCTTGACCCCGAGTCTTTAGCTGGTGCTCTGCCTCCCCGCGACAACATTGAAGCCCTGGTGGCTTACCTAAAAGAGCCAATGACCTACGATGGTCTAACCGATATTTCTCAGGTCCACCCCGGCAAGAAGAGCGCCGATATCTTCCCCAAAATGCGTAGTCTAACTGAGGAAGACCTGGTGGCCATTGCGGGCCACATTCTGCTTCAGCCAAAAGTCATTGGCGATATGTGGGGAGCCGGTAAGACCCGCTTCTCTGCTCCTCAGGTGTAG
- the accD gene encoding acetyl-CoA carboxylase, carboxyltransferase subunit beta: MSLFDWFANRRKSGPISEDRQEREIADGLWTKCEHCDVLTYTKDLRTNQWVCGECGHHHRIFSDERIRQLIDANTWQTLDTHIQPQDPLKFKDRKGYGDRLRDTQTKTKLTDAVQTGLGDLDGLPVALGVMDFRFMGGSMGSVVGEKLTRLIERGTATGRPVIIVCASGGARMQEGMLSLMQMAKISGALQQHQAAKLLYLPVLTHPTTGGVTASFAMLGDIILAEPKATIGFAGRRVVEQTLREKLPDDFQTAEYLRDHGFVDLIVPRTQLKATLAQLVRLHQPVAAPTAAEGPTLWSNRLAAAEPTHIGIDS, translated from the coding sequence ATGTCTCTGTTTGACTGGTTTGCCAATCGCCGTAAGTCAGGCCCTATTAGCGAAGATCGCCAGGAGCGAGAAATTGCCGATGGCCTCTGGACCAAGTGTGAGCACTGCGACGTTCTCACTTACACCAAAGACCTGCGGACTAACCAGTGGGTCTGCGGCGAGTGCGGCCACCACCACCGCATCTTTAGCGACGAGCGCATTCGTCAGCTGATCGACGCCAACACCTGGCAGACGCTAGATACCCACATTCAGCCCCAGGATCCGCTCAAGTTTAAGGATCGCAAAGGCTATGGCGATCGCCTGCGCGACACTCAGACCAAAACTAAACTCACCGACGCAGTACAGACCGGCCTGGGCGACCTCGACGGTCTGCCCGTCGCCCTCGGCGTCATGGACTTCCGCTTTATGGGCGGCAGCATGGGCTCGGTGGTCGGCGAAAAGCTCACTCGCCTGATTGAGCGCGGCACCGCCACAGGCCGCCCCGTCATCATTGTCTGCGCCTCGGGCGGTGCCCGCATGCAGGAAGGTATGCTCAGCCTGATGCAGATGGCGAAAATTTCTGGGGCGCTCCAGCAACACCAGGCCGCCAAGCTGCTCTATCTGCCCGTGCTCACTCACCCCACCACGGGCGGCGTCACCGCCAGCTTTGCTATGCTGGGCGACATTATTTTGGCCGAACCCAAAGCCACCATTGGCTTTGCCGGTCGTCGCGTGGTTGAGCAAACCCTGCGAGAAAAGCTGCCCGACGACTTTCAAACCGCCGAGTATCTGCGCGACCACGGTTTTGTCGATCTGATTGTGCCGCGTACTCAGCTCAAGGCCACCCTGGCCCAGCTCGTTCGCCTGCACCAGCCGGTGGCGGCTCCGACGGCGGCTGAGGGCCCTACCCTCTGGTCGAATCGCCTGGCTGCCGCAGAGCCAACTCACATTGGCATCGATTCCTAA
- a CDS encoding GAF domain-containing protein — translation MATQIDGLSGPVFNQRSMITALSLANQSSSLTNRVRDLPTPQFISLLDQITAEFEHFLRAIDMINNESLEVMLEQILEAFTLKIGQILQAERTTIFMVDQEKQELWSKIAQGDGERSLEIRVPMSKGISGYVATHVLPLNIPDAYADDRFDPTHDKKTGYRTRSILCMPVLSKKTDNIVAVVQLLNKLNHTPFDEQDERHFKEFAESLGVILESCNSFYIAARNQKGVAALLKAISSLEQSLDLEKTLQSVMEEARQLMQADRSTLWLIDDESGDLWSKVKSGDGKSMMELRNPKNSGIVGHVATTGEVLNIPDAYQDPRFNPEPDKRTGYTTRTILCMPVFDSGGKLIAVTQLINKAQGTFTTSDEAFMRAFNIQAGVALENAKLFESVLVEKQYQKDILQSLSDAVISTDLEGRIVTINDAALQLIGCPEDTDHSRTIRDRWQTALLHRPVWDAIPIDNLRFRLKDSLSTGARHYVPEQSLRVAIAPGPGTELDPISTLALPDSADPTLYRPWGDSTAAPVPKEVVQSIERSINLTVNPLTNPEGGVLGGLLVLEDISQEKRMKSTLYRYMTPGVAERVMALGDDLLMKGERKDVTVLFSDIRGYTTLTEDLEADKVVEMLNAYFETMVESVFHFEGTLDKFIGDALMAVFGAPLPLTNHAWAAVQSALDMRRRLASFNAERGALGQPKIRIGIGVSSGEVVSGNIGSQRKMEYTVIGDGVNLSSRLEGVTKEYGCDIVISEYTYALCADRIWARELDRTQVKGKQRAVGIYELIDHRDTPLTADTEAFLDLYAQARSAYTAMKFKQALGLFEQAQQMRPDDKAVAVHLSRARQYLAQPPAADWDGVYVMTTK, via the coding sequence ATGGCAACTCAGATCGATGGCCTCTCGGGGCCGGTCTTCAACCAACGCAGTATGATCACCGCGCTGTCCCTGGCCAACCAAAGCAGTTCCCTGACCAACCGGGTGCGCGATCTGCCTACCCCTCAGTTCATCAGCCTGCTCGACCAAATTACGGCGGAGTTTGAGCATTTTCTGCGCGCCATCGACATGATCAACAACGAATCGTTGGAGGTCATGCTGGAGCAAATTTTAGAGGCGTTTACCCTCAAGATTGGCCAGATTTTGCAGGCCGAGCGCACCACTATCTTTATGGTGGATCAGGAAAAACAGGAGCTGTGGTCGAAGATTGCCCAGGGGGATGGGGAGCGATCGCTCGAAATTCGCGTGCCTATGAGCAAGGGGATCTCAGGCTACGTCGCCACCCACGTGCTGCCGCTGAATATTCCCGACGCCTACGCCGACGATCGCTTCGACCCCACCCACGACAAAAAAACCGGCTACCGCACCCGAAGCATTCTCTGCATGCCGGTGCTGAGCAAAAAAACCGACAACATTGTGGCGGTGGTGCAGCTGCTCAACAAACTTAACCACACCCCCTTCGACGAACAGGACGAGCGCCACTTCAAAGAGTTTGCCGAGTCCCTGGGGGTGATTCTCGAAAGCTGCAACTCGTTCTACATCGCGGCCCGCAACCAAAAAGGCGTAGCCGCCCTGCTGAAGGCGATCTCGTCGCTGGAGCAGAGCTTAGACCTGGAGAAAACCCTGCAATCGGTGATGGAAGAGGCCCGCCAGCTGATGCAGGCCGATCGCAGCACCCTCTGGCTGATCGATGACGAAAGTGGCGATCTGTGGTCAAAGGTAAAATCCGGCGACGGCAAATCGATGATGGAGCTGCGCAATCCTAAAAACAGCGGCATTGTTGGCCATGTGGCCACCACGGGCGAGGTGCTCAACATCCCCGACGCCTACCAGGATCCCCGCTTTAACCCCGAACCCGACAAACGCACCGGCTACACCACGCGCACTATTCTCTGCATGCCGGTGTTTGACTCGGGCGGCAAGCTGATCGCCGTCACCCAGCTGATCAACAAGGCCCAGGGTACGTTTACCACCTCCGACGAAGCCTTTATGCGGGCCTTCAACATTCAGGCCGGGGTCGCCCTGGAAAATGCCAAGCTGTTTGAGAGCGTCTTAGTCGAGAAGCAGTACCAAAAAGATATTTTGCAGAGCCTCTCCGATGCGGTGATCTCCACTGACCTGGAGGGGCGCATTGTCACCATTAACGACGCCGCCCTCCAGCTGATTGGCTGCCCCGAAGACACCGACCACAGCCGCACCATTCGCGATCGCTGGCAAACTGCCCTGCTTCACCGCCCGGTGTGGGATGCGATCCCCATCGACAACCTGCGGTTTCGGCTCAAAGACAGCCTCAGCACCGGAGCGCGCCACTACGTGCCGGAGCAGAGTCTGCGGGTGGCCATCGCCCCCGGCCCCGGCACTGAGCTAGACCCGATCTCAACGCTGGCCCTGCCCGATAGTGCCGATCCCACCCTCTATCGCCCCTGGGGCGATTCAACCGCCGCTCCGGTACCCAAGGAGGTGGTGCAGAGCATCGAGCGCAGCATCAACCTCACCGTCAACCCCCTCACCAACCCCGAGGGTGGCGTGCTGGGTGGCCTGCTGGTGCTGGAAGACATCAGCCAGGAAAAGCGGATGAAGAGCACCCTCTACCGCTATATGACCCCCGGCGTCGCCGAGCGGGTCATGGCCCTGGGCGACGATCTGCTGATGAAGGGCGAGCGCAAGGATGTCACCGTACTCTTCTCCGACATTCGCGGCTACACCACCCTGACCGAAGACCTGGAAGCCGACAAAGTGGTCGAAATGCTCAACGCCTACTTTGAAACCATGGTGGAGTCGGTGTTTCACTTCGAGGGCACCCTCGACAAGTTCATCGGCGACGCGCTGATGGCGGTGTTTGGTGCGCCTCTGCCCCTCACCAACCATGCCTGGGCGGCGGTGCAGAGCGCCCTCGACATGCGGCGACGGCTGGCCAGCTTTAACGCCGAGCGGGGTGCCCTGGGGCAGCCCAAAATTCGCATTGGCATCGGCGTTAGCTCCGGCGAAGTGGTTTCCGGCAACATCGGCTCCCAGCGCAAGATGGAGTACACCGTCATCGGCGATGGGGTCAACCTCAGCTCGCGCCTGGAGGGGGTGACCAAAGAGTACGGCTGCGACATCGTGATCAGCGAGTACACCTACGCCCTCTGCGCCGACCGCATTTGGGCCAGGGAACTAGATCGCACCCAGGTCAAGGGCAAACAGCGAGCCGTGGGCATCTACGAACTCATCGATCACCGCGATACCCCCCTCACCGCCGACACCGAAGCCTTTCTCGACCTCTACGCCCAGGCCCGTAGCGCCTACACGGCAATGAAGTTTAAGCAGGCCCTCGGCCTGTTTGAGCAGGCCCAGCAGATGCGCCCCGACGACAAAGCCGTTGCCGTGCACCTGAGCCGCGCCCGGCAGTACCTGGCGCAGCCGCCCGCCGCCGACTGGGATGGGGTCTACGTAATGACGACGAAGTAA
- a CDS encoding dienelactone hydrolase family protein, with protein MQIKRREVGLTVDDSLMRLYVAAPVVPGQYPGILFYSDIYQLGGPILRLVDRLAGYGYVVVAPEIFHRLEPIGTVIEPNDLGRLRGNDAAGRTEVAHYDADAAAALSWLQTADAVAPGQIGTLGFCIGGHLACRAALHPVVKAAVCCYPTGIHSGRLGRDRADTLERLGEITARLLLIFGDQDPHVPPEGRDTMLSALGSAGVDHKTLIYPANHTFMRDDGYRYDPAATDAAWGEVIAFLARGFGTAAPPLPLA; from the coding sequence ATGCAGATTAAACGCCGCGAGGTGGGGTTGACCGTGGACGATAGCCTGATGCGGCTCTATGTGGCGGCACCTGTCGTTCCTGGCCAGTATCCCGGCATTTTGTTTTACTCCGACATTTACCAGCTGGGGGGGCCAATTCTGCGCCTGGTGGATCGCCTGGCGGGATACGGCTACGTGGTGGTGGCTCCAGAGATCTTTCACCGGCTAGAGCCCATCGGCACTGTAATTGAGCCCAATGACCTGGGCCGCCTGCGGGGCAACGATGCCGCTGGCCGCACCGAGGTGGCCCACTACGATGCCGATGCGGCGGCGGCTTTGAGCTGGCTGCAAACCGCTGACGCCGTCGCCCCCGGTCAGATCGGAACGCTGGGCTTTTGCATTGGCGGCCACCTGGCCTGTCGGGCAGCGCTGCATCCTGTGGTCAAGGCAGCGGTGTGCTGCTACCCGACGGGCATTCACAGCGGCAGGCTGGGGCGCGATCGCGCCGATACCCTAGAGCGCCTGGGCGAAATCACCGCCCGCCTGCTGCTGATCTTTGGGGATCAAGACCCCCACGTGCCGCCTGAAGGCCGCGACACCATGCTCAGCGCCCTGGGGTCGGCAGGGGTTGACCACAAAACCCTGATTTACCCGGCCAACCACACCTTCATGCGCGACGACGGCTACCGCTACGACCCCGCCGCCACCGACGCTGCCTGGGGGGAGGTGATCGCCTTTCTCGCCAGGGGCTTCGGCACCGCCGCACCGCCTCTGCCGCTTGCCTAG
- a CDS encoding serine hydrolase, producing MTTFFASDSTLQATLEQVLEQVRAEFSLTPTQIAVTWIVYDPPYIVNTGGALSALDFWQRRPRGASYRGVELIYPASVVKLFYLVAAHEWLEQGMIPPSAELDRALQDMIVDSSNDATSLVVDMLSGTTSGPELPPGPFETWCHQRNIVNRFFQSLQWPELEGVNLNQKPWGDGPYGRERAFVGEHYDNRNYLTTNAVARLMHSIAGGVAVSAARSQTMLNLMRRTVPPSPPPPGEEDQVTGFLGAGLPWGTALYSKAGYTSRVRHDAVYFELPNGTPGLLVVFTEGREPGKNGEMLSELAGLLAQTMAKAEPLA from the coding sequence ATGACGACATTTTTTGCCTCCGATTCGACCCTGCAAGCAACTCTGGAGCAGGTGCTAGAGCAGGTGCGGGCCGAATTCTCGCTGACGCCCACCCAAATTGCCGTCACCTGGATAGTCTACGACCCGCCTTACATCGTCAATACCGGTGGTGCCCTGAGCGCCCTTGACTTCTGGCAGCGCCGCCCTCGGGGAGCCAGCTACCGAGGTGTAGAGCTGATCTATCCCGCTAGCGTGGTGAAGCTGTTTTACCTGGTGGCGGCCCACGAGTGGCTGGAGCAGGGCATGATTCCACCGTCGGCGGAGCTCGATCGGGCTTTGCAGGACATGATTGTAGACTCTAGCAACGATGCTACGTCGCTGGTGGTTGATATGCTCAGCGGTACCACCAGCGGGCCGGAGCTGCCCCCCGGCCCCTTTGAAACCTGGTGCCACCAGCGCAACATTGTGAACCGCTTCTTTCAGTCGCTTCAGTGGCCTGAACTGGAGGGAGTCAATCTGAACCAAAAGCCCTGGGGCGATGGCCCCTACGGTCGCGAGCGGGCCTTTGTGGGAGAGCACTACGACAACCGCAACTACCTGACCACCAATGCCGTGGCCCGGCTGATGCACAGCATTGCCGGAGGGGTGGCGGTCTCGGCGGCGCGATCGCAGACCATGCTGAACCTGATGCGGCGAACCGTGCCCCCGAGCCCTCCGCCCCCCGGCGAAGAAGACCAGGTGACGGGCTTTTTGGGGGCAGGTTTGCCTTGGGGCACCGCCCTGTACTCAAAGGCGGGCTACACCAGCCGGGTGCGCCACGATGCTGTGTATTTTGAGTTGCCCAATGGCACGCCCGGCCTGCTGGTTGTGTTTACCGAAGGCCGCGAGCCCGGTAAGAATGGCGAGATGCTGTCAGAGCTGGCTGGCCTGCTAGCTCAAACTATGGCCAAGGCTGAACCGTTGGCCTAA
- a CDS encoding ATP-dependent DNA helicase RecQ translates to MAETSVAWSDVLQAFQQIWGYSDFRPPQDAIVKALLEHRDVLVVLPTGGGKSICFQLPALLQSGLTLVISPLVALMENQVQDLQTKALPAATLHSQLPPPQRHKTLRSLEQGKLRLLYVSPETLLIPPVWERLCQPQLQLNGLILDEAHCLVQWGETFRPAYRRLGAVRRALLAVRPPGSTLPIAAFTATADPEAQRVLNAVLELRSPQVVRLNPHRPNLHLSVKPVISEGQRKGSLRRYLQAQGDRAGLVYVRTRKASEALAAELASQYRVAPYHAGLSSRDRRQIEADWMADRLQFVVCTSAFGMGISKGNTRWVVHYQAPCTITEYVQEVGRAGRDGKAAEALTLVSEPTGWLEPGDRQRAKFFESQTQALQQKAQRLISQIPAVGDVRDISQRFEHGAISLSWLHSVGKLTWVSPFDYQLTANSETSQRLQASASQQMHQFLHSRQCRWQGLLVAFGFRGEAQQLGGCGHCDNCTKHKPAGRGDRAAGFR, encoded by the coding sequence ATGGCAGAAACTTCTGTGGCCTGGAGCGATGTGCTTCAGGCCTTTCAGCAGATTTGGGGCTACAGCGATTTTCGCCCCCCTCAAGATGCGATCGTCAAAGCGCTATTAGAGCATCGAGATGTACTGGTGGTATTGCCCACGGGAGGCGGGAAGTCGATCTGCTTTCAGCTACCAGCCCTGCTTCAGTCGGGGCTTACCCTCGTGATCTCTCCGCTGGTGGCGCTGATGGAAAACCAGGTGCAGGATCTGCAAACCAAGGCTCTGCCCGCCGCTACCCTGCACAGTCAGCTGCCGCCGCCCCAGCGCCACAAAACGCTGCGATCGCTCGAACAGGGCAAACTCCGCCTGCTCTACGTCTCGCCGGAGACCCTGCTCATCCCACCCGTGTGGGAGCGGCTGTGTCAGCCCCAGCTTCAGCTCAACGGCCTGATTTTGGATGAGGCCCATTGTCTCGTTCAATGGGGAGAAACCTTTAGGCCCGCCTATCGCCGCCTGGGGGCTGTCCGCAGGGCCCTGCTGGCGGTGCGCCCTCCCGGCAGTACCCTACCCATCGCCGCCTTTACCGCCACCGCCGACCCGGAGGCCCAGCGGGTGCTAAACGCGGTGCTAGAGCTGCGATCGCCCCAGGTGGTGCGCCTCAACCCCCACCGCCCCAACCTGCACCTGTCGGTCAAGCCAGTGATCAGCGAGGGGCAGCGTAAGGGATCGCTGCGCCGCTACCTCCAGGCCCAGGGCGACCGGGCGGGGCTGGTCTATGTGCGAACCCGCAAAGCCAGTGAAGCCCTGGCGGCGGAGCTGGCATCGCAATATCGCGTAGCGCCCTACCACGCCGGGTTGAGCAGCCGCGATCGCCGCCAGATCGAAGCCGACTGGATGGCCGACAGGCTTCAGTTTGTGGTCTGCACTTCGGCCTTTGGCATGGGAATCAGCAAGGGCAACACCCGCTGGGTGGTGCACTACCAGGCCCCCTGCACGATCACCGAGTACGTGCAGGAGGTGGGGCGGGCGGGGCGCGACGGCAAGGCCGCCGAGGCCCTGACCCTGGTGAGCGAGCCCACGGGCTGGCTGGAGCCAGGCGATCGCCAGCGGGCCAAATTCTTTGAATCTCAAACCCAGGCCCTCCAGCAAAAAGCCCAGCGGTTGATCAGCCAAATTCCGGCGGTGGGGGATGTGCGCGACATCAGCCAGCGGTTTGAGCATGGGGCCATCTCGCTCTCGTGGCTGCACAGCGTCGGCAAACTGACGTGGGTCAGCCCGTTTGACTATCAGCTGACGGCCAATAGTGAAACTTCCCAACGGTTACAGGCGTCAGCTAGCCAGCAGATGCATCAGTTTTTGCACAGTCGCCAGTGCCGCTGGCAGGGACTGCTGGTGGCCTTTGGCTTTCGCGGTGAAGCCCAGCAGCTGGGCGGCTGCGGACACTGCGATAACTGTACAAAGCACAAACCAGCCGGGAGAGGCGATCGCGCGGCAGGTTTTCGATAG
- a CDS encoding B12-binding domain-containing radical SAM protein, producing MNILLVYPRFPKSFWSFDKTLELVGLKAQLPPLGLVTVAAILPQTWNYKLVDRNVREVRDDEWRWADIVVISAMIVHRTDFYDAVQTAKGYGKLVAVGGPYPTSMPHESEEAGADFLILDEGEITLPMFVEAVERGDQRGTFRSGGEKPAVTDTPVPRYDLLEMDAYAEMSVQFSRGCPFQCEFCDIIVLYGRKPRTKDPEQLLAELQCLYDLGWRRSIFMVDDNFIGNKRNVKLLLKAMKPWMEEHGYPFSFATEASVDLAQDPELMQMMVDCNFGTVFLGIETPDDDSLNMTKKFQNMRDPLSESVISIAQAGLRVMAGLIVGFDGEKSGAGRRIYDFAEQTAIPTALVSMLQALPDTALWHRLEKEGRLLGKSADINQTTLMNFVPTRPIEEITEEYIQVFWDLYDPLTVLNRTYRHFLMLGEAQKRNYKNRTTSAGAPDINWITIRAFFIILWRQGVVRKTRLRFWLNLASILWRYPAVAANYVSVCAQAEHFIDFRQVVRQNIEEQLAAYIAAKQQTEQATATTESVAVSVS from the coding sequence ATGAACATTCTTCTGGTCTATCCACGTTTTCCGAAAAGCTTTTGGTCTTTTGATAAAACCCTGGAGCTGGTTGGTCTAAAGGCGCAGCTTCCCCCCTTAGGACTAGTGACCGTAGCGGCGATCTTGCCCCAAACCTGGAACTACAAGCTGGTAGACCGCAACGTGCGCGAGGTGCGCGACGACGAATGGCGCTGGGCCGATATCGTGGTGATCTCGGCGATGATCGTCCACCGCACCGACTTTTATGACGCCGTGCAGACCGCCAAGGGCTACGGCAAACTGGTGGCGGTGGGCGGCCCCTACCCCACCTCCATGCCCCACGAGTCGGAGGAAGCCGGGGCCGACTTCTTGATTCTCGACGAAGGGGAAATCACCCTGCCCATGTTTGTGGAGGCGGTGGAGCGGGGCGACCAGCGCGGCACCTTCCGCTCCGGCGGCGAAAAGCCCGCCGTCACCGACACCCCCGTCCCCCGCTACGACCTGCTGGAGATGGACGCCTACGCCGAGATGTCGGTGCAGTTTTCTCGCGGCTGCCCCTTCCAGTGCGAGTTTTGCGACATTATCGTGCTCTACGGTCGCAAGCCCCGCACCAAAGACCCCGAGCAGCTGCTGGCCGAGCTGCAATGCCTCTACGACCTGGGCTGGCGGCGCAGCATCTTCATGGTCGACGACAACTTCATCGGCAACAAGCGCAACGTCAAGCTGCTGCTCAAGGCCATGAAACCCTGGATGGAGGAGCACGGCTACCCCTTCTCCTTTGCCACCGAGGCTTCAGTAGACCTGGCTCAGGATCCTGAACTGATGCAGATGATGGTCGACTGCAACTTTGGCACCGTCTTCTTGGGTATTGAAACCCCCGACGACGACAGCCTCAACATGACCAAAAAGTTTCAAAACATGCGCGATCCCCTCTCGGAGTCGGTGATCTCCATCGCCCAGGCGGGGCTGCGGGTGATGGCCGGGCTGATCGTCGGCTTCGATGGCGAAAAGTCTGGGGCCGGTCGGCGGATCTACGATTTTGCCGAACAGACCGCCATTCCCACCGCCCTGGTGAGCATGCTGCAGGCGCTGCCCGACACCGCCCTCTGGCACCGGCTCGAAAAAGAAGGCCGCCTGCTGGGCAAGAGCGCCGACATCAACCAGACCACCCTGATGAACTTCGTGCCCACCCGGCCCATCGAGGAGATCACCGAAGAATATATTCAGGTGTTCTGGGATCTCTACGACCCGCTGACGGTGCTGAACCGCACCTATCGCCACTTTTTAATGCTGGGTGAGGCCCAAAAGCGCAACTACAAAAACCGCACCACCTCGGCGGGGGCCCCAGACATCAACTGGATCACAATTCGGGCCTTTTTCATCATCCTGTGGCGGCAGGGCGTGGTGCGTAAAACTCGGCTGCGGTTTTGGCTCAACCTGGCCTCTATTCTCTGGCGCTACCCGGCGGTGGCGGCCAACTACGTGTCGGTGTGCGCCCAGGCTGAGCACTTCATCGACTTCCGTCAGGTAGTGCGGCAAAACATCGAAGAGCAGCTGGCTGCCTACATAGCCGCCAAGCAGCAAACTGAACAGGCGACGGCAACAACCGAATCTGTGGCCGTGTCTGTCAGCTAG